In Halanaeroarchaeum sp. HSR-CO, one DNA window encodes the following:
- a CDS encoding PGF-CTERM sorting domain-containing protein has protein sequence MSEARRAVDEEFEAKLLPGALPTGDDAITADGLLVEAVEETSTTAEPTTEEPPEASAEEPTEKPTEEPTEEPTEVPTQTPGFGIAVAMLALIGAALVALRRRN, from the coding sequence TTGAGTGAAGCGAGGCGCGCGGTCGACGAGGAATTCGAAGCGAAGCTTCTCCCGGGAGCGCTCCCGACCGGTGACGACGCTATCACCGCAGACGGCCTCCTCGTCGAGGCGGTCGAGGAGACCAGCACGACGGCAGAGCCGACCACCGAAGAGCCGCCCGAAGCGTCCGCGGAGGAGCCTACTGAGAAACCGACAGAGGAGCCAACCGAGGAACCGACTGAGGTGCCCACACAGACGCCCGGCTTCGGCATCGCAGTCGCGATGCTCGCGCTGATCGGCGCTGCGCTCGTCGCGCTCCGCCGTCGGAACTAA
- a CDS encoding cupin domain-containing protein, translated as MSDAQLTDLPNGAFDLAAQLAYQDGAIVSRTLVDRESATLTLFAVAEGQRISEHSAPHEALLQVLDGTATVCIDETKFTVDDGASLVFPADVPHALAADEPFKMLLTMLR; from the coding sequence ATGAGCGACGCCCAACTCACCGACCTCCCCAACGGTGCCTTCGACCTCGCAGCGCAACTCGCCTACCAGGACGGCGCCATCGTGAGTCGAACGCTCGTCGACCGGGAGTCGGCGACCCTCACGCTCTTCGCCGTCGCGGAGGGCCAGCGGATCAGCGAGCATTCGGCACCACACGAAGCACTGCTCCAGGTGCTCGACGGCACCGCGACGGTGTGCATCGACGAGACGAAGTTCACGGTCGACGACGGCGCCTCGCTCGTGTTTCCCGCAGACGTGCCACACGCACTCGCCGCCGACGAACCGTTCAAGATGCTCTTGACGATGCTCCGATAG
- a CDS encoding Hsp20/alpha crystallin family protein has product MALPTTPANSWLQGAGFPSQLFETGRNDYELYEEDDVFVLSVELPGFDPEEIQVAWDDGVLNISAEHADDERAQRKTYHRRFRFPKTIDDEEIHAKYHNGILEVRLPVMAGATTQGKRIDIET; this is encoded by the coding sequence ATGGCACTGCCGACGACGCCAGCAAACTCGTGGCTTCAGGGTGCCGGCTTTCCGAGCCAACTCTTCGAGACCGGACGTAACGACTACGAACTGTACGAAGAGGACGACGTGTTCGTGTTGAGCGTCGAACTACCGGGCTTCGACCCCGAGGAGATCCAGGTCGCGTGGGACGACGGGGTCCTCAACATCTCCGCCGAGCACGCCGACGACGAACGCGCACAGCGCAAGACCTACCACCGGCGCTTCCGGTTCCCCAAGACCATCGACGACGAGGAGATCCACGCGAAATACCACAACGGCATCCTCGAGGTCCGACTCCCGGTGATGGCGGGGGCGACGACCCAGGGCAAACGGATCGACATCGAGACCTGA
- a CDS encoding HAD-IC family P-type ATPase, whose amino-acid sequence MSDAEREGERHWDTLDVERVIEELDTDPPGLASEEAARRLEECGPNALPKREPASWWRILLRQFDDSLIFVLGLAAIVSLAIGETVDALFIGLVLGVNAAIGGVQEWQAERSSQALQGLIRTRATVVRDGETQDVDGEAVVPGDVVLLEAGYRVPADVRLLASRNLEVDESALTGESAGVVKDEHWVGDERVPIGDRRNMAFAGTVVNRGRGRGVVVATGTDTEVGQLAEDVTTVEGGDPPLVARMERFTRLVGVVVLIVATITALLGIGVGHIDAVEMFLFAVALAVSAIPEGLPVGITVALGVASRRMARVGVIVRRLVAVEGLGSCTMIASDKTGTLTKNELTVEQVRLPGGRTVSVTGTGYAPTGTVLQDGHLPDPDVADELSRIARAAVLCNEGALYQHDDEWSWRGDPTDVALLAFGEKLGWSRRSALDRYPHVGDRPFEPEFRFGATYHENEGETRVFVKGAPERVLEMCDLKGVDAASGACLREEVTEMAQQGYRVLALAEGTVASATETAQNTEPSHLTLLGFLGLIDPLRPGVAQAVAAAEHAGIAVTMVTGDHPETALAIARDLDLADTAEAVMTGAEFADLPPEAVGDVLETTRVFARVSPAQKLQIVEAARNVGHFVAVTGDGVNDAPALRQANIGIAMGKSGTDVARDAAELVISDDNFATIVAGIAAGRVAYDNIRKIVYLLVSTGAGEVLLVLASLAAGMPLPLLPVQILWLNLVTNGIQDVALAFEPEEGDVLDRPPRDPEERIFDRLMVERVGVAALVIGGLGFASFGWLLGQGLPEDVARNHLLLLIVLFEMVNIGNARSETVSVFALSPLRSPVLVAGTSLAMVVHLAAMYHPVGQAVLGTAPVGFDQWVVLGGLSLVMLVAMEIHGWTWRKRFPRDVTGATSRDTAIDRPDDDSTDRNERNRRRPDSDRND is encoded by the coding sequence ATGTCTGACGCCGAGCGGGAGGGAGAGCGCCACTGGGACACGCTGGACGTCGAGCGGGTCATCGAGGAACTCGACACCGACCCGCCGGGACTCGCCAGCGAGGAGGCGGCCCGCCGCCTCGAGGAGTGCGGCCCGAACGCGCTCCCGAAGCGTGAGCCGGCCAGCTGGTGGCGCATCCTCCTCCGCCAGTTTGACGACTCGCTCATCTTCGTGCTCGGGCTCGCGGCCATCGTCTCGCTGGCCATCGGCGAGACGGTCGACGCGTTGTTCATCGGCCTCGTTCTCGGGGTCAACGCCGCCATCGGGGGCGTCCAGGAGTGGCAGGCCGAGCGGAGCAGCCAGGCGTTACAGGGACTCATCCGCACGCGTGCGACGGTGGTCCGGGACGGGGAGACCCAGGACGTCGACGGCGAGGCCGTGGTCCCGGGCGACGTGGTGCTCCTGGAGGCGGGCTACCGAGTACCGGCGGACGTTCGCCTGCTCGCCTCCCGGAACCTCGAGGTCGACGAGTCGGCGCTGACCGGCGAATCCGCCGGGGTGGTAAAAGACGAGCACTGGGTCGGCGACGAGCGTGTCCCGATCGGTGATCGACGGAATATGGCCTTCGCGGGAACAGTGGTCAACCGCGGACGGGGGCGGGGGGTGGTCGTGGCCACCGGGACAGACACCGAGGTCGGGCAGCTCGCCGAGGACGTCACCACGGTCGAAGGTGGGGACCCGCCGCTCGTGGCTCGGATGGAGCGGTTCACCCGCCTCGTGGGCGTGGTCGTGCTGATCGTCGCGACCATCACCGCACTCCTCGGTATCGGTGTCGGTCACATCGACGCGGTCGAGATGTTTCTCTTCGCCGTCGCGCTGGCGGTGTCGGCCATCCCGGAGGGGCTCCCAGTCGGGATCACGGTCGCGCTGGGGGTGGCCAGCCGACGGATGGCACGCGTCGGGGTCATCGTCCGCCGTCTGGTGGCCGTCGAGGGACTCGGGAGCTGTACGATGATCGCCTCCGACAAGACGGGGACGCTCACGAAGAACGAATTGACCGTCGAGCAGGTGCGCCTCCCCGGGGGACGGACCGTCTCGGTCACCGGCACGGGCTACGCCCCGACAGGGACCGTCCTCCAGGACGGCCACCTGCCTGACCCCGACGTCGCCGACGAACTGAGCCGAATCGCCAGGGCGGCAGTGCTCTGCAACGAGGGGGCCCTCTACCAGCACGACGACGAGTGGTCCTGGCGCGGCGACCCGACAGACGTCGCGCTTTTGGCCTTCGGCGAGAAACTGGGCTGGTCCCGGCGGTCGGCGCTCGACCGCTACCCGCACGTCGGCGACCGCCCCTTCGAACCCGAGTTCCGCTTCGGCGCCACGTACCACGAGAACGAGGGCGAGACGCGCGTGTTCGTCAAGGGCGCACCCGAACGCGTGCTGGAGATGTGCGATCTGAAGGGAGTCGACGCGGCCTCAGGTGCGTGCCTGCGCGAGGAGGTGACCGAGATGGCCCAGCAGGGGTACCGCGTGCTGGCGCTCGCGGAGGGAACGGTCGCGTCGGCGACGGAAACCGCCCAAAACACGGAACCGAGCCATCTGACACTCCTCGGGTTCCTGGGGCTCATCGACCCGCTCCGACCCGGCGTCGCCCAGGCCGTCGCGGCGGCCGAGCACGCCGGCATCGCCGTCACGATGGTCACCGGCGACCACCCGGAGACCGCCCTCGCCATCGCCCGGGACCTCGACCTGGCGGACACCGCCGAGGCGGTGATGACCGGCGCCGAGTTCGCCGACCTTCCCCCGGAGGCGGTCGGCGACGTCCTCGAGACGACCCGCGTCTTCGCGCGCGTCTCGCCGGCCCAGAAGCTCCAGATCGTGGAGGCCGCACGGAACGTCGGGCACTTCGTCGCGGTGACTGGCGATGGCGTCAACGACGCGCCGGCCCTCCGCCAGGCGAACATCGGAATCGCCATGGGGAAGTCGGGGACCGACGTCGCCCGCGACGCCGCCGAACTCGTCATCAGCGACGATAACTTCGCGACCATCGTCGCCGGCATCGCGGCGGGCCGGGTCGCCTACGACAACATCCGCAAGATCGTCTACCTGCTCGTCTCGACCGGTGCCGGGGAAGTCCTCCTCGTCCTCGCGAGTCTCGCCGCCGGTATGCCACTCCCACTGCTCCCGGTCCAGATACTCTGGTTGAACCTGGTGACCAACGGCATCCAGGACGTCGCCCTGGCCTTCGAGCCCGAGGAGGGGGACGTCCTCGACCGGCCGCCGCGGGATCCCGAGGAGCGCATCTTCGATCGGTTGATGGTCGAGCGGGTCGGCGTCGCGGCCCTGGTCATCGGGGGCCTCGGCTTCGCCTCCTTCGGCTGGCTCCTCGGGCAGGGACTCCCCGAAGACGTGGCCCGCAACCACCTGCTCCTCCTGATCGTCCTCTTCGAGATGGTCAACATCGGAAACGCCCGCTCCGAGACGGTCTCCGTGTTCGCCCTCTCGCCACTGCGTAGCCCCGTGTTGGTGGCGGGGACGTCACTCGCGATGGTCGTCCACCTCGCCGCGATGTACCACCCCGTCGGCCAGGCGGTCCTCGGAACCGCGCCCGTTGGGTTCGACCAGTGGGTCGTCCTCGGGGGCCTCTCCCTCGTGATGCTCGTGGCGATGGAGATCCACGGCTGGACCTGGCGCAAACGGTTTCCGCGCGACGTGACGGGAGCCACCAGTCGCGACACCGCGATCGACCGGCCGGACGACGATTCGACCGACCGAAACGAGCGAAACCGACGGCGACCCGATTCCGACCGAAACGACTGA
- a CDS encoding DASS family sodium-coupled anion symporter: MTDGEPLHERITRQHLGLVLGPTTFGTVALLSPFGMSPVANATFASTLWIAIWWVTEAIPIPATSLLPVVLFPLTGVVDVAGATAPYADPIVFLLLGGFLLALAIERWHLHRRIALTIVGVVGVQTDRLLLGFMVSTAFLSMWISNSATAMLMVPIGMAVIAEFGVPTATERETPVSTPAGDGPPIDVVHDVGIDPDDLPETRFGLALMLGIAYSASIGGVATIIGSPPNAVFAGVVQSRFGLEITFLDWMLFATPLSVGFLLVTWYLLLWLFRPPSRAADTTEAIIETQREVLGDVSRGERRVLVVFVLVAAAWVLRPFVLQPLFPSVTDTVIALAGGVLLFAIPADLREGEFLLHWDDAKRLPWGVLVLLGGGFSLANAFQESGLDEVIARSFTALGGLPLVAILLVVATVVVFLTEVTSNTATATVFMPIMASLGATLGVSPITLMGAAALAASLAFMLPVATPPNAVVFGSGYVSVPQMARAGLLLNLLGIGALVALTYLWLPIALGLVG; the protein is encoded by the coding sequence ATGACCGACGGGGAACCGCTTCACGAGCGCATCACCAGACAGCATCTCGGCCTCGTCCTGGGGCCGACGACCTTCGGGACGGTGGCCCTCCTCTCGCCGTTCGGCATGTCGCCGGTCGCGAACGCGACGTTCGCCAGCACCCTGTGGATCGCCATCTGGTGGGTAACCGAGGCGATTCCGATCCCGGCTACGAGTCTCCTGCCAGTGGTGCTCTTCCCTCTCACCGGGGTCGTGGACGTGGCTGGCGCGACGGCGCCCTACGCCGACCCGATCGTCTTCCTCCTGCTCGGAGGGTTCCTCCTCGCCCTCGCCATCGAACGATGGCACCTTCACCGGCGGATCGCGCTCACCATCGTCGGCGTCGTGGGCGTCCAGACCGACCGGCTCCTGCTCGGGTTCATGGTCTCGACCGCGTTCCTCTCGATGTGGATCTCGAACTCGGCGACGGCGATGCTCATGGTTCCCATCGGGATGGCCGTCATCGCCGAGTTCGGCGTTCCGACGGCCACCGAGCGGGAGACGCCAGTGTCGACCCCGGCCGGCGATGGTCCCCCGATCGATGTGGTCCACGACGTGGGCATCGATCCGGACGACCTCCCGGAGACCCGGTTCGGCCTCGCGTTGATGCTCGGCATCGCCTACAGCGCGAGTATCGGCGGTGTCGCGACCATCATCGGCAGCCCACCGAACGCCGTCTTCGCGGGCGTCGTCCAATCGAGATTCGGCCTCGAGATCACCTTCCTCGACTGGATGCTCTTCGCCACGCCGCTCTCGGTCGGCTTCCTCCTGGTGACCTGGTACCTCCTCTTGTGGCTGTTCCGCCCACCGTCACGGGCGGCGGACACCACCGAGGCGATCATCGAGACCCAGCGAGAGGTACTCGGGGACGTCTCCCGGGGCGAGCGCCGGGTGCTGGTGGTCTTCGTCCTCGTCGCCGCAGCGTGGGTACTCCGGCCGTTCGTCCTCCAACCCCTGTTTCCGTCGGTGACCGACACCGTCATCGCCCTCGCGGGTGGGGTCCTCCTCTTTGCCATCCCGGCCGACCTTCGCGAGGGGGAGTTCTTGCTCCACTGGGACGACGCCAAACGGCTCCCGTGGGGCGTCCTCGTCCTCCTCGGCGGCGGATTCTCCCTGGCGAACGCCTTCCAGGAGAGCGGTCTGGACGAGGTGATCGCCCGCAGTTTCACCGCGCTCGGGGGCCTCCCGCTGGTCGCCATCCTCCTCGTCGTCGCCACCGTCGTCGTCTTCCTCACCGAGGTGACATCGAACACGGCGACCGCGACCGTCTTCATGCCGATCATGGCCAGTCTCGGGGCGACGCTGGGCGTCTCACCGATCACGCTGATGGGTGCAGCCGCGCTCGCGGCCTCGCTGGCGTTCATGCTCCCCGTCGCCACCCCACCCAACGCGGTCGTCTTCGGTAGCGGCTACGTCAGCGTCCCGCAGATGGCCCGCGCGGGACTCCTGTTGAACCTGCTGGGGATCGGTGCACTCGTCGCGCTCACATACCTGTGGCTCCCCATCGCGCTCGGTCTGGTCGGCTGA
- a CDS encoding DUF6517 family protein: MQRRQFLAVTGAGALATLAGCSSALGSVGAPVVPTDRLEEGGWTLQDESEEMVFEESYGPVTIEAKSHSLVYSDDELREAIKEKTLGRVDGAMAMFAATRVDFSPNLADLPGSVATDRIVDRSETAARSQFATQMEKAGLENVGQVDTGSLAVDTGADARLTTFEAEFPFDGVSVPVTDDRSISLTGSPIDVEGDLAVWSHEGSVLVAGGAYPASNVTETVTEELSAAITVTVDVDLGLKPDRYRQEIRSLVRAVK; encoded by the coding sequence ATGCAACGAAGGCAGTTCCTCGCAGTCACCGGGGCCGGGGCCCTGGCCACGCTCGCGGGATGTTCCAGTGCGCTCGGGTCGGTTGGTGCACCTGTCGTCCCGACGGATCGACTGGAGGAGGGCGGGTGGACACTACAGGACGAATCCGAGGAGATGGTCTTCGAGGAGAGCTACGGCCCGGTCACCATCGAGGCGAAATCGCACTCGCTGGTTTACAGCGACGATGAGTTACGGGAAGCGATCAAAGAGAAGACGCTCGGTCGGGTCGACGGAGCGATGGCGATGTTCGCGGCGACACGCGTCGACTTCAGCCCGAACCTCGCGGACCTCCCCGGAAGCGTCGCGACCGACCGGATCGTCGACCGGAGTGAGACCGCCGCCCGCTCGCAGTTCGCCACGCAGATGGAGAAGGCGGGGCTGGAGAACGTCGGGCAGGTCGACACCGGATCGCTGGCCGTGGACACCGGAGCGGACGCACGCCTGACGACGTTCGAGGCCGAGTTCCCCTTCGATGGGGTCTCCGTCCCGGTGACCGACGACCGGTCGATCTCCCTCACCGGGTCGCCGATCGACGTCGAGGGCGACCTGGCCGTCTGGTCACACGAGGGGTCCGTCCTCGTCGCCGGCGGTGCCTATCCCGCCTCGAACGTGACCGAGACGGTGACCGAAGAGCTCTCCGCTGCCATCACCGTCACCGTCGACGTCGACCTCGGCCTGAAACCGGATCGCTATCGCCAGGAGATCCGGTCGCTCGTGAGGGCCGTGAAATGA
- the rdgB gene encoding RdgB/HAM1 family non-canonical purine NTP pyrophosphatase, with amino-acid sequence MLNFATTNEGKLEEARSHLAGVTDVEQFDYDYLEIQSDDLAAIAARGARESFDALEGEAPVIVDDTGLFIREFDGFPGPYAAYVEHTLGVERVWDLASDLEDRRAAFRCIVAYADEDGVETFEGRVQGTLVAPRGEGGFGYDPIFEFDGTTFAEMRTEEKNAFSHRARALSKLADWLVDE; translated from the coding sequence ATGCTCAACTTCGCGACGACCAACGAGGGCAAACTCGAGGAGGCACGGTCGCACCTGGCGGGCGTGACGGACGTCGAGCAGTTCGACTACGATTATCTGGAGATCCAGAGCGACGATCTGGCGGCCATCGCCGCACGCGGCGCGCGCGAATCGTTCGACGCCCTGGAGGGTGAGGCCCCCGTCATCGTCGACGATACGGGCCTCTTCATCCGAGAGTTCGACGGGTTCCCCGGCCCCTACGCGGCCTACGTCGAGCACACGCTCGGGGTCGAACGGGTCTGGGATCTCGCCAGCGACCTCGAGGACCGCCGCGCCGCCTTCCGCTGTATCGTCGCGTACGCCGACGAGGACGGCGTCGAGACCTTCGAGGGGCGCGTTCAGGGCACGCTCGTCGCCCCACGCGGCGAGGGCGGATTCGGCTACGACCCCATCTTCGAGTTCGACGGCACGACCTTTGCGGAGATGCGTACCGAGGAGAAGAATGCCTTCTCGCACCGGGCGCGGGCGCTCTCGAAACTCGCCGATTGGCTGGTCGACGAGTGA
- a CDS encoding DUF5808 domain-containing protein translates to MVDKPTSGELFGVPYNFERPSMKRLLEAYWQPGEEMLVEKPFGVGYTLNLANWRSWIVVAVAGVLLWRERQSEAEAARDDGPVEVVVDD, encoded by the coding sequence ATGGTTGACAAACCCACGTCGGGCGAACTTTTCGGGGTTCCGTACAACTTCGAACGACCGAGCATGAAACGCCTCCTCGAGGCTTACTGGCAGCCGGGCGAGGAGATGCTCGTCGAGAAGCCCTTCGGGGTTGGCTATACGCTGAATCTCGCGAACTGGCGATCCTGGATCGTCGTGGCCGTCGCCGGTGTCCTGCTCTGGCGCGAGCGCCAGTCCGAGGCCGAGGCGGCACGCGACGACGGACCGGTCGAGGTCGTCGTCGACGACTAA
- a CDS encoding bifunctional N(6)-L-threonylcarbamoyladenine synthase/serine/threonine protein kinase, whose translation MRVLGIEGTAWAASAAVFDDETDDVTIETDAYQPDSGGIHPREAAEHMREAIPSVVDRALSTADGPIDVVAFSRGPGLGPCLRVVGTAARALSQTLDVPLVGVNHMVAHLEIGRHRSGFESPVCLNVSGANAHVLGYRNGRYRVLGETMDTGAGNAIDKFTRHVGWTHPGGPKVEDAARSGEYLDLPYVVKGMDFSFSGIMSAAKQASDDGVPVEDVSRGLQETMFAMLTEVAERALSLTGRDELVVGGGVAQNERLQEMLREMAAQRGADVFVPESRFLRDNAGMIAVLGAKMAAAGDTIDVADSGIDADFRPDQVPVTWRSGESVDVRGDPVGAIRGAEAVVTVDDRTVTKRRRQKTYRHPSLDERLRRERTVEEARLTHDARRVGVPTPVIHDVDLTEHTIVFEYVGERDLRDALAESRVQAVGEHLTTLHDAGIVHGDPTTRNIRVDGPRTYLIDFGLGYYSRDVEDYAMDLHVFEQSLRGTANDPEALVETVESAYAASGDEVVLDRLRAIEGRGRYQ comes from the coding sequence GTGCGCGTTCTCGGTATCGAGGGCACCGCGTGGGCCGCGAGCGCCGCGGTCTTCGACGACGAGACCGACGACGTCACTATCGAGACCGACGCGTACCAGCCCGATAGCGGCGGTATTCACCCGCGCGAAGCCGCCGAACACATGCGCGAGGCCATCCCGTCGGTCGTCGATCGCGCCCTCTCGACCGCCGACGGTCCCATCGACGTCGTCGCCTTCTCCCGTGGCCCCGGTCTCGGTCCCTGTCTGCGCGTCGTCGGCACTGCCGCTCGTGCCCTGTCCCAGACCCTCGACGTCCCACTGGTGGGCGTCAACCACATGGTCGCCCACCTCGAGATCGGGCGCCACCGCTCCGGGTTCGAGTCGCCGGTCTGCCTGAACGTGAGCGGCGCGAACGCCCACGTGCTCGGGTATCGCAACGGCCGGTACCGGGTGCTCGGGGAGACGATGGACACCGGCGCGGGCAACGCCATCGACAAGTTCACCCGCCACGTCGGCTGGACGCATCCCGGCGGCCCGAAGGTCGAGGATGCGGCGAGGTCGGGCGAGTACCTGGATCTCCCCTACGTCGTCAAGGGGATGGACTTCTCCTTCTCGGGGATCATGAGTGCCGCCAAGCAGGCCTCCGACGACGGCGTCCCAGTCGAGGACGTGAGCCGCGGTCTCCAGGAGACGATGTTCGCGATGCTCACGGAGGTCGCCGAACGCGCCCTCTCGCTCACCGGGCGCGACGAACTCGTGGTGGGTGGTGGCGTCGCCCAGAACGAACGCCTCCAGGAGATGCTCCGCGAGATGGCCGCCCAGCGCGGCGCGGACGTCTTCGTCCCCGAATCACGGTTCCTCCGCGACAACGCGGGGATGATCGCGGTCCTCGGCGCGAAGATGGCCGCCGCTGGCGACACCATCGACGTCGCCGACTCGGGCATCGACGCGGACTTCCGCCCCGACCAGGTGCCGGTCACCTGGCGGTCGGGTGAGTCGGTCGACGTGAGGGGGGATCCGGTTGGAGCGATCAGGGGCGCCGAAGCGGTCGTGACCGTCGACGACCGAACGGTCACGAAACGTCGTCGGCAGAAGACCTACCGTCACCCGTCGCTCGACGAGCGCCTCCGTCGCGAGCGGACCGTCGAGGAGGCGCGGCTCACGCACGACGCACGACGAGTGGGGGTGCCGACACCGGTCATCCACGACGTGGACCTCACGGAGCACACCATCGTCTTCGAGTACGTCGGGGAGCGGGACCTCCGCGACGCGCTCGCCGAATCCCGCGTCCAGGCCGTCGGCGAACACCTCACCACGCTCCACGACGCGGGGATTGTCCACGGCGATCCGACGACGCGGAACATCCGCGTGGACGGGCCACGCACGTACCTCATCGATTTCGGCCTCGGCTACTACTCGCGGGACGTCGAGGACTACGCGATGGACTTGCACGTCTTCGAGCAGAGTCTCCGGGGGACGGCGAACGACCCCGAGGCGCTCGTCGAGACAGTCGAGTCGGCGTACGCGGCGTCCGGGGACGAAGTGGTACTCGATCGGCTCCGGGCCATCGAGGGACGCGGGCGGTATCAATAA
- a CDS encoding 30S ribosomal protein S27ae — protein MVRGDYYEDGEATKERCPRCEDAFLADHDDRMHCGRCGYTEWK, from the coding sequence ATGGTGCGCGGCGACTACTACGAGGACGGCGAGGCCACGAAGGAGCGCTGTCCCCGCTGTGAGGACGCGTTCCTCGCAGACCATGACGACCGCATGCACTGCGGTCGCTGTGGTTACACCGAGTGGAAGTAA
- a CDS encoding 30S ribosomal protein S24e translates to MEIDILEQETNSMLHRTDVTFEVVHEDASPSRLSVRDSLAAKLDKDSEEVVVAKLDTKFGMRKTVGYAKVYESAADAADVEQEYMLERNKIAADGEGEEAAE, encoded by the coding sequence ATGGAAATCGACATTCTGGAGCAGGAGACGAACTCCATGCTCCACCGGACCGACGTCACGTTCGAGGTCGTCCACGAGGACGCCAGCCCCTCGAGACTCTCCGTCCGCGACAGTCTCGCCGCAAAACTCGACAAGGACTCCGAGGAGGTCGTCGTGGCCAAGCTCGACACCAAATTCGGCATGCGCAAGACGGTCGGCTACGCGAAGGTCTACGAGTCGGCTGCCGACGCGGCGGACGTCGAGCAGGAGTACATGCTCGAGCGCAACAAGATCGCGGCCGACGGCGAGGGCGAGGAGGCCGCCGAATAA
- a CDS encoding GTP-dependent dephospho-CoA kinase family protein, with amino-acid sequence MVRTVASLPESARAAFKEPLGPIFQDADALLEDAGTPLITVGDVVTYHIVGAGVTPHVAIIDGITEREPVSEDVRRGIPDADRAVSVENPPGTLTESLLLALDEALDAEERTLLRVTGEEDLATLPAVLLAPANASIVYGQPGEGMVRVGVTEPRREAVRELCGSLETDERFWELVDAESPA; translated from the coding sequence GTGGTCCGCACCGTCGCGAGCCTCCCCGAGTCGGCGAGAGCGGCGTTCAAGGAGCCGCTGGGCCCTATCTTCCAGGACGCCGATGCCCTCCTCGAGGACGCCGGCACCCCACTGATCACCGTCGGCGACGTCGTCACCTATCACATCGTCGGTGCCGGCGTCACGCCCCACGTCGCCATAATCGACGGGATCACCGAACGGGAACCGGTCAGCGAAGACGTGCGCCGTGGGATCCCCGACGCCGACAGGGCGGTCTCCGTCGAGAACCCCCCCGGCACGCTCACGGAGTCGTTGCTCCTGGCACTCGATGAGGCCCTCGATGCCGAGGAGCGCACGCTGCTCCGCGTGACGGGAGAGGAGGACCTGGCGACGCTGCCCGCGGTCCTCCTCGCACCAGCTAATGCGAGCATCGTCTACGGGCAACCTGGCGAGGGGATGGTACGGGTGGGGGTCACCGAACCGCGTCGCGAGGCCGTCCGTGAACTCTGTGGGTCGCTGGAGACTGATGAGCGGTTCTGGGAACTCGTCGACGCCGAATCGCCGGCGTGA
- the spt4 gene encoding transcription elongation factor subunit Spt4, which yields MASNRLACRECHHIVDPDENACPYCGSTTLTEDWAGYVVITHPEQSEIATKMEVSEPGEYALKVR from the coding sequence ATGGCGTCGAACCGGCTTGCCTGTCGCGAGTGTCACCACATCGTCGACCCCGACGAGAACGCCTGTCCGTACTGCGGGTCGACGACGCTCACCGAGGACTGGGCCGGGTACGTCGTGATCACCCACCCCGAGCAAAGCGAGATCGCGACGAAGATGGAGGTCAGCGAACCCGGCGAGTACGCGCTCAAGGTCCGGTAA
- a CDS encoding DNA-directed RNA polymerase, with product MYKRVRLKDTVEVPPRHLAEVTPDLVKRLLQDKLEGRMDEDVGSVVTVTEVHDIGEGAVIPNRPGVYYEAEFDAVTFDPEMQEVVDGEIVEVVSFGAFVGIGPVDGLLHVSQISDEYLAFDEENQQLASRESNRTLGVGDAVRARIVTKSIDERNPRESKIGLTAKQPGLGKHGWLREDRKEEQAAEGE from the coding sequence ATGTACAAACGAGTCAGGCTCAAGGATACGGTGGAGGTTCCGCCGCGACACCTCGCCGAGGTGACGCCGGACCTCGTCAAGCGACTCCTCCAGGACAAACTCGAGGGTCGCATGGACGAGGACGTCGGCAGCGTCGTGACCGTCACCGAGGTACACGATATCGGCGAGGGAGCCGTCATCCCGAACCGGCCCGGCGTCTACTACGAGGCCGAGTTCGACGCGGTCACCTTCGACCCGGAGATGCAAGAAGTCGTGGACGGCGAGATCGTCGAGGTCGTCAGTTTCGGCGCCTTCGTCGGGATCGGCCCCGTCGACGGCCTCCTCCACGTCTCCCAGATCTCCGATGAGTACCTCGCCTTCGACGAGGAGAACCAGCAACTCGCATCCCGCGAGTCGAATCGCACCCTGGGCGTCGGCGACGCCGTCCGCGCCCGCATCGTCACGAAGAGCATCGACGAACGCAACCCGCGGGAGTCGAAGATCGGACTCACCGCCAAACAGCCAGGCCTCGGCAAGCACGGCTGGCTCCGCGAGGACCGCAAGGAAGAGCAGGCGGCGGAGGGCGAGTAG